GATCGGGGCTCTAGTTCTCGGTATTGTTGCAACTATCTTTATCAATATTTGGGCAAAAAACCGCCAGAAATTGACCGGGCAAATTACACCAATGGGACGCATTGCTTTGGGTCTGTGTGTCGGTCTACCGGTTGTTGTCTACTTCATAATGGGGTCGCCAATCAGCGCAGAGTATCCTGAGCTTAAAGGCTTTAACTTCCGTGGCGGTATCAGCATCATTCCTGAGCTAGCGGCATTACTGTTAGCGCTAAGTATCTACACGGCATCTTTCATTGCAGAGATTGTTCGTTCGGGTATTAACGCGGTAAGCCATGGTCAGACTGAAGCAGCAATGTCACTTGGACTGCCCCGTTCACGCACATTGAAATTGGTCGTGATTCCCCAAGCTCTGCGTATCATTATTCCTCCACTCACTAGCCAATATCTAAACTTAACCAAAAACTCATCGCTTGCGATGGCAATTGGTTATCCAGATTTGGTTTCAGTGTTCGCGGGAACAACACTCAACCAGACCGGTCAAGCGATTGAGATCATCGCGATGACAATGGGCGTCTACTTAACCTTGAGCTTGTTGACCTCCGCATTAATGAACATTTACAACCGTAAAGTGGCCTTGGTGGAGAGATAATATGAAAGTACATCAATTTCAGCCAGATCTTCCACCTCCAGCAAATACGGTTGGGGTTGTGGGTTGGCTGCGAACCAATTTATTTAATGGTCCGGTAAACTCTATTGTTACTGTGATCTTGGCTTACCTATCATTTACATTGCTGTGGAACGTTTTCGATTGGGCGTTTTTAAACGCAGATTGGGTGGGCACCACTCGCGATGCATGTAGCCGTGACGGCGCATGTTGGGTGTTCATTAGTGTGCGTTGGGAGCAATTTATGTATGGCTTCTACCCACAAGAAGAGCTTTGGCGCCCTCGCCTGTTCTACATCACTTTGGCAATTTTCACCGTATTACTCGCGTATGAAAAAACACCAAAGCGGATGTGGATTTGGCTATTCTTCGTCAACGTATACCCATTCATCATTGCCGGTTTATTGTATGGTGGTGTATTTGGCCTAGAGGTAGTAGAAACCCATAAATGGGGCGGCCTACTGGTTACATTGATCATCGCATTGGTCGGTATCGTTGTCTCTCTGCCTATCGGGGTCGCATTGGCGCTAGGTCGACGCTCGGACATGCCGATTATTCGCAGCATGTGTACCATTTACATCGAGGTCTGGCGTGGCGTACCACTGATTACAGTCCTGTTTATGGCATCAGTTATGCTTCCACTGTTCCTCTCTGAGGGCTCAGAAACCGACAAGCTTATTCGCGCACTCATCGGTGTTGTGATGTTCAGTTCGGCATACATGGCCGAAGTGGTTCGTGGTGGCTTGCAAGCGATTCCTAAAGGTCAGTACGAAGCGGCTGACGCTCTAGGCCTAACCTACTGGAAAAAGATGGGATTGATTATCTTGCCGCAGGCACTGAAAATCACCATTCCTTCTATCGTGAACACCTTCATCGGCTTGTTCAAAGACACCAGTCTGGTGCTTATCATCGGTATGTTTGACGTACTCGGTATTGGTCAGGCTGCAAATACCGACCCAGAGTGGCTTGGTTTTGCAACTGAAAGTTATGTATTTGTCGCGTTAGTGTTCTGGGTATTTTGTTTCGGCATGTCGAGATATTCGATATGGCTAGAAAACAAACTCCATACCGGTCACAAACGATAATCAAAAAGCTCAAGGACGTATTATGACGCAGCAACAAGATTACATGATCCAACTAAAGGATATGAACAAGTGGTACGGGGAGTTTCACGTACTGAAGAACATCAACCTAAACGTGCAAAAAGGCGAAAAGATTGTTATCTGTGGGCCATCAGGCTCAGGTAAATCAACCATGATTCGCTGTATTAACCGCTTAGAAGAGCATCAGAGAGGTCAAATCATTGTCTCTGGCAACGAGTTGACGGATGACCTGAAAAACATCGAAGCGGTACGACGTGAAGTCGGCATGTGTTTCCAGCACTTCAACCTCTTCCCTCACCTAACGGTGCTTGAGAACTGTACTCTGGCTCCGATTTGGGTCAAGAAGATGCCAAAAGACGAAGCTGAAGCCATCGCCATGAAATACTTAGAACGTGTAAAAATCCCAGAGCAAGCAGACAAATACCCTGGCCAGCTCTCTGGTGGTCAGCAACAACGTGTTGCTATCGCCCGTTCTCTATGTATGAACCCACAAGTGATGCTGTTTGATGAACCTACATCTGCACTCGATCCTGAAATGGTTCGTGAAGTACTCGATGTTATGGTTGAACTCGCGGAAGAAGGCATGACCATGCTGTGTGTCACTCACGAAATGGGCTTTGCCAAAGAGGTGGCTGACCGCGTTATTTTCATGGACGCAGGCGAGATCATCGAAGAAAACAACCCGGTAGACTTCTTCGAAAATCCTCAGTCTGATCGCACCCAAAACTTCCTGGCACAAATTCTTCATCATTAATTGATGGGTAAGCAAAGGGCGACTTCGGTCGCCCTTTTTGATTGTTATATTGTGTTACATCTTTCAAAATACTTAAGTTTCTATTTCTATTATTATTTTACTAACGACTAGACTCGTTGGGGCTTGATCTTTTTGCTGATAAGCCTCA
The sequence above is drawn from the Vibrio sinaloensis genome and encodes:
- a CDS encoding amino acid ABC transporter permease; this translates as MKPTNVAAKSDNGPSSNANLLYNPTFRAVVFQVIAIAALVFFFYTIVNNALTNLESRGIATGFDFLSQEAGFGIGLTLIEYDETFSYGRTFVVGLLNTALVSFFGIILATILGFIMGVARLSSNWLVSRFAAVYIEIFRNVPLLLQIFFWYFAVLQALPSARQSMSLGEAIFLNVRGLYFPAPIFEAGSSVVIGALVLGIVATIFINIWAKNRQKLTGQITPMGRIALGLCVGLPVVVYFIMGSPISAEYPELKGFNFRGGISIIPELAALLLALSIYTASFIAEIVRSGINAVSHGQTEAAMSLGLPRSRTLKLVVIPQALRIIIPPLTSQYLNLTKNSSLAMAIGYPDLVSVFAGTTLNQTGQAIEIIAMTMGVYLTLSLLTSALMNIYNRKVALVER
- a CDS encoding amino acid ABC transporter permease gives rise to the protein MKVHQFQPDLPPPANTVGVVGWLRTNLFNGPVNSIVTVILAYLSFTLLWNVFDWAFLNADWVGTTRDACSRDGACWVFISVRWEQFMYGFYPQEELWRPRLFYITLAIFTVLLAYEKTPKRMWIWLFFVNVYPFIIAGLLYGGVFGLEVVETHKWGGLLVTLIIALVGIVVSLPIGVALALGRRSDMPIIRSMCTIYIEVWRGVPLITVLFMASVMLPLFLSEGSETDKLIRALIGVVMFSSAYMAEVVRGGLQAIPKGQYEAADALGLTYWKKMGLIILPQALKITIPSIVNTFIGLFKDTSLVLIIGMFDVLGIGQAANTDPEWLGFATESYVFVALVFWVFCFGMSRYSIWLENKLHTGHKR
- a CDS encoding amino acid ABC transporter ATP-binding protein is translated as MTQQQDYMIQLKDMNKWYGEFHVLKNINLNVQKGEKIVICGPSGSGKSTMIRCINRLEEHQRGQIIVSGNELTDDLKNIEAVRREVGMCFQHFNLFPHLTVLENCTLAPIWVKKMPKDEAEAIAMKYLERVKIPEQADKYPGQLSGGQQQRVAIARSLCMNPQVMLFDEPTSALDPEMVREVLDVMVELAEEGMTMLCVTHEMGFAKEVADRVIFMDAGEIIEENNPVDFFENPQSDRTQNFLAQILHH